Proteins encoded in a region of the Dreissena polymorpha isolate Duluth1 chromosome 6, UMN_Dpol_1.0, whole genome shotgun sequence genome:
- the LOC127836530 gene encoding uncharacterized protein LOC127836530 — MSRVRLLVATVTALFTCLSSTLACSCVGGTTKDIYCRSDYAIAAKILSKTPISTNPWVNVYEYKFEVLENYKPSPELDAARQVIQATDADMLCGVLLSTGSNYLLMGYFSEDWKSDQSNQLVLATSSCNLNRELSSSAAVARTEAGHVMSFLNDGNFRCETRGSGNPSWRSLVERIVSRDLNADTEMK; from the exons ATGTCACGTGTTCGCCTTCTCGTTGCCACGGTTACGGCGTTATTCACTTGCCTCAGCTCGACGCTCGCATGCTCGTGTGTCGGTGGAACAACGAAAGATATATACTGCAGGAGTGATTATGCGATCGCGGCCAAAATACTCAGCAAGACGCCCATCTCTACAAACCCCTGGGTCAATGTATACGAGTACAAATTCGAAGTCTTGGAGAActacaa GCCGAGTCCCGAGTTGGACGCCGCACGTCAAGTCATCCAGGCGACTGACGCAGATATGCTCTGCGGAGTCCTCTTAAGCACCGGGAGTAACTATCTCCTGATGGGCTACTTCTCTGAGGACTGGAAATCTGATCAATCGAATCAGCTAGTTCTAG CAACGTCATCGTGCAATTTGAACCGCGAGCTGAGTTCAAGCGCTGCGGTGGCCCGGACTGAGGCCGGACACGTGATGAGCTTCCTGAACGACGGGAACTTCCGTTGTGAAACCAGAGGGAGTGGAAATCCGAGCTGGCGGAGTCTCGTGGAGAGAATCGTATCCAGGGACCTGAACGCAGACACTGAGATGAAATAA